The Sphaeramia orbicularis chromosome 16, fSphaOr1.1, whole genome shotgun sequence genome window below encodes:
- the rab5ab gene encoding RAB5A, member RAS oncogene family, b, giving the protein MASRGGATRPNGPNAGNKICQFKLVLLGESAVGKSSLVLRFVKGQFHEFQESTIGAAFLTQTVCLDDTTVKFEIWDTAGQERYHSLAPMYYRGAQAAIVVYDITNEESFVRAKNWVKELQRQASPNIVIALAGNKADLANKRALDFQDAQSYADDNSLLFMETSAKTSMNVNEIFMAIAKKLPKNEPQAAGASSGRNRGVDLTETAQPTSRPCCSN; this is encoded by the exons ATGGCAAGTAGAGGCGGAGCAACACGACCCAACGGGCCGAACGCCGGCAACAAGATCTGCCAGTTCAAACTGGTGCTTTTAGGAGAGTCAGCCGTGGGGAAGTCGAGTCTCGTACTTCGATTTGTCAAGGGACAGTTTCACGAATTCCAAGAGAGCACAATCGGAG CTGCCTTCCTGACTCAGACAGTATGTTTGGACGACACAACAGTCAAGTTTGAGATCTGGGACACAGCCGGTCAGGAGCGCTACCACAGTCTGGCCCCAATGTACTACAGAGGAGCCCAGGCCGCCATCGTGGTCTATGATATAACCAACGAG GAGTCATTTGTACGGGCGAAGAACTGGGTTAAAGAGCTGCAGAGACAAGCCAGCCCAAATATTGTAATAGCTCTGGCTGGGAATAAGGCTGATCTCGCAAACAAGAGAGCATTGGACTTCCAG GATGCACAGTCGTACGCAGACGATAACAGTTTGCTTTTTATGGAAACATCAGCGAAGACCTCCATGAACGTCAACGAGATATTCATGGCAATTG CAAAGAAACTACCCAAGAACGAGCCTCAGGCCGCGGGCGCCAGCAGCGGTCGGAACCGGGGGGTGGACCTGACGGAGACGGCCCAGCCCACCAGCCGTCCCTGCTGCAGTAACTAA